The Halosimplex litoreum genome has a window encoding:
- a CDS encoding Zn-ribbon domain-containing OB-fold protein translates to MSLDAHVCENGHVTYPGHTLCPDCGEKQTDSLDLTDRTGEVVTWTTSTATPPGVRAPNTIAIVEFDLADDEVADEFVRAVGQVTTEDVETGDAVEPTYVEELRDPEAGIKVPESQEWDGYRFEPV, encoded by the coding sequence CACGTCTGCGAGAACGGCCACGTCACCTACCCCGGACACACGCTCTGTCCGGACTGCGGCGAGAAACAGACCGACTCACTGGATCTGACCGATCGCACCGGCGAGGTCGTCACCTGGACGACGTCGACGGCGACGCCGCCCGGCGTGCGAGCGCCGAACACCATCGCCATCGTCGAGTTCGATCTGGCCGACGACGAGGTGGCCGACGAGTTCGTTCGCGCGGTCGGGCAGGTCACGACCGAGGACGTCGAGACGGGCGACGCCGTCGAGCCGACCTACGTCGAGGAGCTACGGGACCCCGAGGCGGGGATCAAGGTGCCCGAGAGCCAGGAGTGGGACGGCTACCGGTTCGAGCCGGTCTGA
- a CDS encoding HTH domain-containing protein yields the protein MTPTERRGDRRVALHLRETLPEPAARQRDRLADRLRALEAAEQIDYFEVRTCPKRIRSEAPDAVAARDRYLSFAQWARDRGVRLRPFFATRECYAADTGELCDWLVFPAITLAVYDEGDLVAVYPHADGEEYRSVADGLSALAGGSGDLVGDHGSVALAD from the coding sequence ATGACGCCAACCGAGCGGAGGGGGGACCGGCGCGTCGCGCTGCATCTCAGGGAGACGCTCCCGGAGCCGGCTGCGCGCCAGCGAGACCGGCTCGCGGACAGACTGCGCGCACTCGAGGCGGCGGAGCAGATCGACTACTTCGAGGTGCGGACCTGTCCGAAACGCATCCGCAGCGAGGCGCCGGACGCGGTAGCGGCGCGGGACCGGTACCTGTCGTTCGCGCAGTGGGCGCGCGACCGCGGCGTGCGCTTGCGACCGTTCTTCGCGACCCGGGAGTGCTACGCCGCGGACACCGGCGAGCTGTGCGACTGGCTGGTCTTCCCCGCCATCACCCTCGCCGTCTACGACGAGGGCGACCTCGTCGCCGTCTACCCGCACGCCGACGGCGAGGAGTACCGCTCGGTGGCGGATGGGTTGTCCGCGCTCGCCGGGGGCTCCGGCGATTTGGTCGGCGACCACGGCTCCGTGGCGCTGGCCGACTGA